Proteins encoded in a region of the Phocoena phocoena chromosome X, mPhoPho1.1, whole genome shotgun sequence genome:
- the LOC136142004 gene encoding melanoma-associated antigen B4-like, whose translation MPRGQKSKRRAREKRHQAQGETQSLKRAQATEAAEAEAVAAEEIQESPSSPASVSQDTSQSSPAAGTRQEPQVAPATTSRDEGVSCPGSEEGAQSQDEKSAGTSQAAPSTRSSCRDPLTRKVRIFVQFLLEKYKTKKPILQAALLKTLNRKYRKHFPEILGRACKIMEVVFGLELKEVDRSNHSYALISKMALPSDGSPSDEFGLPKSGLLMVLLGMIFTKGNRATEEEFWEFLNALGFYAGRRHLIFGEPTRFISKDFVMQKYLTYCQVPNSNPPRYEFLWGPRAHAETSKMKVLEFVAKIIGTVPSALPNLYEEALKDEEERAKVRVAARAAAAAARGPYIAKIHSCPKCRGVGRGHFAYFVLANSSQAPK comes from the coding sequence ATGCCTCGGGGCCAGAAGAGCAAGCGCCGTGCCCGCGAGAAACGCCACCAGGCCCAGGGGGAGACTCAGAGTCTCAAGCGTGCCCAGGCCACTGAggcggcggaggcggaggcggtgGCGGCGGAAGAGATACAAGAGTCGCCCTCCTCCCCAGCTTCTGTTTCGCAGGATACTTCCCAGAGCTCCCCTGCTGCTGGCACTCGCCAGGAGCCTCAGGTAGCTCCAGCCACTACCTCTCGTGATGAAGGGGTTTCATGCCCAGGATCTGAAGAGGGTGCCCAGAGCCAAGATGAGAAAAGTGCAGGTACCTCCCAGGCAGCACCTTCCACTCGCAGCAGTTGCAGAGATCCTCTGACCAGGAAGGTCAGAATATTCGTGCAGTTCCTGCTAGAGAAGTACAAGACGAAGAAGCCCATCCTGCAGGCAGCACTGCTGAAGACTCTCAACAGGAAGTACAGGAAGCACTTCCCTGAGATCCTCGGGAGAGCCTGTAAGATCATGGAGGTGGTCTTTGGCCTCGAGCTGAAGGAAGTCGACCGCAGCAATCACTCCTACGCCCTCATCAGCAAGATGGCCCTCCCCAGCGACGGAAGTCCGAGTGATGAGTTTGGGCTGCCCAAGTCCGGTCTCCTGATGGTTCTCCTGGGCATGATCTTCACGAAGGGCAACCGTGCCACCGAAGAGGAGTTCTGGGAATTCCTCAATGCGTTGGGTTTCTATGCTGGGAGGAGGCACCTGATCTTCGGGGAGCCCACGAGGTTCATCAGCAAAGATTTCGTGATGCAGAAGTACCTGACCTACTGCCAGGTGCCCAACAGCAATCCTCCGCGCTATGAGTTCCTGTGGGGCCCGAGAGCCCACGCTGAAACCAGCAAGATGAAAGTGCTGGAGTTTGTGGCCAAGATCATCGGTACCGTCCCCAGTGCCTTACCAAATCTCTATGAGGAAGCTctgaaagatgaggaagagagagcaAAAGTGAGAGTCGCGGCCagggctgcagctgctgctgcaagAGGCCCTTACATAGCCAAGATCCACAGCTGCCCCAAATGTAGGGGGGTAGGCCGCGGGCACTTTGCTTACTTTGTTTTGGCAAACAGCAGTCAGGCTCCTAAATAG